In a single window of the Anaerotruncus rubiinfantis genome:
- the rpmI gene encoding 50S ribosomal protein L35 — translation MPKLKTHTGAKKRFGLTKNGKVKRARAYKSHILTKKDTKRGRRLRQGTYADKTNAPTIKLLIPYK, via the coding sequence ATGCCTAAGCTGAAGACTCATACCGGCGCAAAAAAGCGCTTCGGACTCACCAAAAATGGTAAAGTAAAGCGCGCCCGTGCTTACAAGTCCCATATCCTGACCAAGAAGGACACCAAGAGAGGCCGCCGTCTGCGCCAGGGCACCTACGCGGACAAGACCAATGCTCCGACCATTAAACTGCTCATTCCTTACAAATAA
- a CDS encoding TrmH family RNA methyltransferase, whose product MVLREITSRENPAVKEYVRLAGSRKARRETGRFVTEGVKLTAEAFNAGCTPRAAYVTEEAFKRYDVLTKLAEKGLELVGISSSVAAKLAQSPSPQGVFGVFSMLDNQTQPVKIGSNGKFLLLSSLQDPGNLGTILRTAAAFGVDGVFLSDDCPDLYSLKVLRASMGGVFKVPSAVCGDLDGIIAALRQEKVPVWAAALCEGAAPVSKAKLAGGCAVVIGNEGNGLAKEMIDQCDGAVIIPMRPDSESLNAAMAAGILVWEMTRDRL is encoded by the coding sequence ATGGTGCTGCGGGAAATCACTTCGCGGGAGAATCCCGCGGTCAAGGAATATGTGCGGCTGGCCGGTTCGCGCAAGGCGCGCCGGGAAACCGGGCGTTTCGTCACCGAAGGGGTCAAGCTCACAGCGGAGGCGTTCAATGCGGGCTGTACGCCGCGGGCGGCGTATGTCACCGAAGAGGCGTTCAAGCGATATGATGTGTTGACGAAGCTTGCGGAAAAAGGCCTGGAGCTGGTTGGAATTTCATCTTCGGTGGCTGCGAAGCTGGCTCAGTCACCGAGCCCGCAGGGGGTATTCGGCGTATTTTCGATGCTTGACAACCAAACGCAACCTGTTAAAATAGGCAGTAACGGTAAATTTCTCCTGCTTTCATCCCTGCAGGATCCCGGAAACCTCGGCACGATCCTGCGTACCGCCGCCGCCTTTGGGGTGGACGGGGTATTTCTTTCGGACGACTGCCCGGATCTGTACAGCCTCAAGGTGCTGCGCGCGTCGATGGGCGGCGTGTTCAAGGTACCGTCTGCGGTGTGCGGCGATCTTGACGGTATTATCGCGGCGCTGCGGCAGGAGAAGGTGCCGGTTTGGGCCGCCGCGCTGTGTGAAGGGGCGGCGCCGGTTTCAAAGGCAAAGCTAGCCGGCGGCTGTGCCGTCGTCATCGGAAATGAGGGCAATGGACTGGCCAAAGAGATGATCGATCAGTGCGACGGGGCGGTGATCATTCCGATGCGGCCGGACAGCGAATCGCTCAATGCGGCAATGGCCGCGGGAATTCTGGTCTGGGAGATGACCCGGGACCGGCTTTGA
- the infC gene encoding translation initiation factor IF-3, with translation MDFACAQFYFVRKALEVFRISTKDLLINEEIRDKEVRLVGTEGEQLGIVSLAVAQNMAIEKNLDLVKIAPQAAPPVCKIMDYGKYKFEQAKREKEARKNQKVIEIKEIRLSLNIDTNDFNTKVNRAIKFLEGGDKVKAALRFRGREMAHPELGTNIMQRFTDAVAAVGNVEKQPKMEGRSMVMFISPKPATNIKGGNKNA, from the coding sequence GTGGATTTTGCCTGCGCTCAGTTTTATTTTGTAAGAAAGGCTTTGGAGGTGTTTCGCATTAGCACTAAGGATTTGCTCATCAATGAGGAGATTAGGGACAAAGAAGTTCGTCTGGTCGGCACGGAGGGCGAGCAGCTGGGAATCGTTTCCCTGGCGGTGGCGCAGAACATGGCGATTGAAAAGAACCTTGACCTGGTGAAAATTGCTCCTCAGGCGGCCCCGCCGGTCTGCAAGATCATGGACTACGGCAAGTATAAATTCGAGCAGGCCAAACGCGAAAAAGAAGCAAGAAAAAATCAGAAGGTCATTGAAATCAAGGAGATCAGGCTCTCGTTGAACATCGATACCAACGATTTTAACACAAAAGTCAACCGTGCCATCAAGTTCCTTGAGGGCGGGGACAAGGTGAAAGCTGCTTTGCGTTTCAGAGGCCGTGAGATGGCGCATCCCGAGCTGGGCACGAACATTATGCAGCGGTTTACCGACGCCGTGGCTGCCGTGGGCAACGTGGAAAAACAGCCCAAGATGGAAGGCCGCAGCATGGTTATGTTTATTTCGCCAAAGCCGGCCACCAATATTAAGGGAGGAAACAAAAATGCCTAA
- the rplT gene encoding 50S ribosomal protein L20, translating to MARVKGAMMTRKRRKKTLKLAKGYFGAKSKLFKMAKQQVMKSGNYAFIGRKQKKRDFRRLWITRISAAARINGMNYSTLMNGLNKAGVDLNRKMLSEIAINDAAAFTALCEKAKAAL from the coding sequence ATGGCTCGTGTTAAGGGCGCAATGATGACGCGCAAAAGAAGAAAAAAGACTCTGAAGCTTGCCAAAGGTTATTTTGGCGCTAAGAGCAAGCTCTTTAAAATGGCCAAACAGCAGGTCATGAAATCCGGAAACTACGCTTTCATCGGCAGAAAACAGAAAAAGCGTGATTTCCGCCGCCTGTGGATCACCCGCATTTCCGCCGCCGCTCGCATCAACGGCATGAACTACAGCACGCTGATGAACGGCCTTAACAAGGCCGGTGTCGATCTCAACAGAAAGATGCTCTCCGAGATCGCCATCAACGATGCGGCCGCGTTCACTGCCCTGTGCGAAAAGGCGAAAGCAGCCCTTTAA
- the addA gene encoding helicase-exonuclease AddAB subunit AddA, translating to MAEKRWTPEQQNAISARGGTVLVSAAAGSGKTAVLVERVVGLLLDEDHPVDADRLLVMTFSNAAALEMKQRIMARVSDMLAVHPDDEQLLRQQLLLGRAQIGTVHSFCISLIRENFQLLGISPNLRVADEKELEILRRDCASGTVERFHSERGAAFAELVELLSSGRDDSRLFSTLFSLYDFVRAHPFYRNWLDEKLGYYSPSVRVADSIWGQAILSYTAEAFDYAIQLTRQALGIITTDEAMAAAYLDAFSHDLLQLEQAAAIAARRDWDGVCEKLAAFTFDKLRPLKGDSPQKGSVQGLRRAVKGIVDGLSKGQFCATAAEFAEDIAFLKPMVEMLFDLVKEFDDDFTRQKLQRNLMDFSDMEQYAIALLVRTVGAGYAKTPLAENISALYDEVLVDEFQDTNEAQEIIFRAVSRDETNLFMVGDVKQSIYRFRQAMPELFLEKKKRYAPFDGAHFPARITLGKNFRSAPEVIGGINFFFRLLMSEKIGELDYTDEEALVPGAVFPPGVQEGVSLELLDVGEYAGERDKSAVEAGYVAERIAGLLEAGTLVSDGSGLRKVRPGDICILMRSPSGKAQTYFDALTKLGVPVWSEPKSGYLTTKEIAPVISLLRVIDNPLLDIDLAAVMMSALFGFTADEMAALRLAKRRGPLYLALAARAGEGDLHCVAFLETLARLRQFAAGATADQVIRKIYELTDYLGKVQVMRLGETRRANLLLLVQYACDYHASGYKGLPGFVRFLDQLLERKSDLAPAASLSEQADVVRIMSIHRSKGLEFPVVFLCDSAKRFNKEDLYGNTLLHSRLGFACVRRDFELMKQFTTVPMQALRLEIERSSLSEELRVLYVALTRAKERLYITGTVTKAEEKLAGYCAPLEADGRLSPYQVRAASSYLDWLLMAAIHHQDLLPALAEIGVDVQTAPDESQLNLRIVPVLDDPDQEAKADEAGQAAPDPRLLTLLKERIAYRYPFEAQTRIPTKMAVSQISKGEMAKAYRFARRPAFLSASGLTGAQMGNALHKFMQFADYAAAAKDAPAEIERMVENGYLTRQEADAVDAGKLNRFFSGTLAGRIFTAEKVYRELRFLAEVGEETLGDYTGLFDGDSRTAIQGVADCVFIEGGQAVIVDYKSDYVKEPQELIDRYYGQLDLYRRVLGESLGVPVKECVLYSFALGREIRLDFKKQGVDSEEIL from the coding sequence ATGGCTGAAAAACGCTGGACGCCCGAACAGCAGAATGCAATTTCGGCGCGCGGCGGGACAGTATTGGTATCGGCGGCCGCCGGCAGCGGCAAGACCGCTGTGCTGGTGGAACGGGTTGTGGGGCTGCTGCTCGACGAAGATCATCCCGTCGATGCCGACCGCCTGCTGGTCATGACCTTTTCGAATGCCGCCGCGCTCGAGATGAAACAGCGGATCATGGCGCGCGTTTCGGACATGCTTGCCGTTCATCCGGACGACGAACAGCTGCTGCGGCAGCAGCTGCTTTTGGGACGCGCGCAGATTGGGACGGTCCATTCCTTCTGTATCAGCCTCATCCGCGAAAACTTCCAGCTGCTCGGTATCTCGCCCAATTTGCGGGTAGCGGACGAAAAGGAGCTTGAAATCCTGCGGCGCGATTGCGCAAGCGGCACGGTCGAACGGTTCCACAGCGAACGCGGAGCGGCGTTTGCCGAGCTGGTCGAGCTGTTGAGCAGCGGACGCGACGACAGCAGGCTCTTCTCGACTTTATTTTCACTCTACGACTTTGTGCGGGCGCATCCGTTTTACCGCAACTGGCTTGACGAGAAGCTCGGCTATTACAGCCCGTCGGTTCGGGTGGCTGATTCAATCTGGGGTCAGGCGATCCTTTCCTACACGGCGGAGGCGTTCGATTACGCGATACAGCTGACCCGGCAGGCGCTTGGCATCATCACCACAGACGAAGCGATGGCCGCTGCCTATCTGGATGCATTTTCCCACGATCTGCTTCAGCTGGAACAGGCCGCCGCCATCGCGGCAAGGCGCGACTGGGACGGCGTCTGCGAAAAACTCGCCGCCTTTACCTTTGATAAGCTGCGGCCACTCAAAGGGGACAGCCCGCAGAAGGGAAGCGTCCAGGGCCTGCGCAGGGCGGTGAAGGGAATCGTCGACGGGCTTTCGAAGGGGCAGTTCTGCGCAACCGCCGCTGAGTTCGCGGAGGACATCGCATTTCTAAAGCCGATGGTGGAAATGCTGTTCGATCTCGTGAAGGAGTTTGACGACGATTTCACACGGCAAAAGCTCCAGCGCAACCTGATGGACTTTTCAGATATGGAACAGTACGCGATCGCTTTGCTCGTGCGCACGGTCGGAGCGGGATACGCCAAAACACCGCTCGCTGAGAACATTTCGGCGCTTTATGACGAGGTGCTGGTCGATGAGTTTCAGGATACCAACGAGGCGCAGGAAATCATTTTCCGTGCCGTCTCACGTGATGAAACAAACCTTTTCATGGTGGGCGACGTCAAGCAGAGCATTTACCGTTTCCGGCAGGCGATGCCGGAGCTGTTTCTTGAAAAGAAAAAGCGCTATGCGCCTTTTGACGGTGCGCATTTTCCGGCACGGATCACCCTTGGAAAGAATTTCCGCAGCGCGCCGGAGGTCATTGGCGGGATCAACTTCTTTTTCCGGCTGCTGATGAGCGAAAAAATCGGTGAACTTGATTATACTGATGAAGAAGCGCTTGTCCCGGGTGCGGTATTTCCGCCGGGCGTCCAGGAAGGCGTGTCACTCGAGCTGCTCGATGTCGGCGAATATGCTGGGGAGCGCGATAAATCGGCGGTAGAGGCGGGCTACGTGGCCGAACGGATCGCAGGGCTTTTGGAGGCCGGGACGCTTGTCTCGGACGGCAGCGGGCTGCGGAAAGTCCGGCCCGGAGACATCTGTATCCTGATGCGGTCGCCGTCCGGCAAGGCGCAGACCTATTTTGACGCGCTTACGAAGCTTGGTGTTCCGGTCTGGTCGGAACCAAAGAGCGGTTACCTGACCACAAAGGAAATCGCACCGGTGATTTCGCTTTTGCGGGTGATTGACAATCCGCTTTTGGATATTGACCTGGCCGCTGTAATGATGTCGGCGCTGTTCGGTTTTACAGCGGACGAAATGGCCGCTCTGCGCCTTGCGAAAAGGCGCGGGCCGCTCTATCTGGCGCTTGCCGCGCGCGCCGGCGAAGGAGACCTGCACTGCGTGGCGTTTCTTGAAACGCTTGCCCGCCTGCGGCAATTTGCCGCTGGCGCGACCGCCGACCAGGTGATCCGCAAGATTTATGAGCTGACCGATTACCTTGGCAAGGTACAGGTGATGCGTTTGGGCGAAACCCGCCGCGCGAACCTGCTGCTGCTTGTGCAGTACGCCTGCGATTACCACGCGAGCGGCTATAAGGGCCTTCCGGGCTTTGTGCGGTTCCTTGACCAGCTGCTCGAGCGGAAAAGTGACCTTGCTCCGGCCGCGAGCCTTTCCGAGCAGGCGGATGTGGTGCGGATTATGAGCATCCATCGTTCGAAAGGGCTGGAATTTCCGGTGGTATTCCTCTGCGACAGTGCAAAACGTTTTAATAAGGAGGATCTCTATGGGAATACCCTGCTGCATTCGCGGCTGGGTTTTGCCTGTGTACGCCGTGACTTCGAGCTGATGAAGCAGTTTACCACGGTACCGATGCAGGCGCTGCGGCTTGAGATTGAACGTTCATCCCTTTCGGAGGAGCTTCGGGTGCTCTATGTGGCGCTCACCCGGGCGAAGGAACGGCTGTACATCACCGGGACGGTTACGAAGGCAGAGGAAAAGCTTGCGGGGTACTGCGCGCCGCTCGAAGCGGACGGCAGGCTTTCGCCTTATCAGGTGCGGGCCGCGTCGAGCTATCTCGACTGGCTCCTGATGGCGGCGATACACCATCAGGACCTTTTGCCCGCGCTTGCTGAAATCGGCGTGGACGTGCAGACAGCGCCGGATGAAAGCCAGCTGAACCTGCGGATCGTGCCGGTGCTGGACGACCCGGATCAGGAAGCAAAAGCGGATGAGGCGGGGCAGGCCGCCCCTGACCCGCGGCTGCTTACCCTGCTGAAGGAGCGGATTGCGTACCGGTATCCGTTTGAGGCGCAGACGAGAATCCCGACCAAGATGGCGGTTTCACAGATTTCCAAAGGCGAAATGGCCAAAGCTTACCGCTTCGCCCGGCGCCCGGCCTTTTTGTCGGCGTCGGGACTTACCGGCGCGCAGATGGGAAATGCGCTGCATAAGTTTATGCAGTTCGCCGATTACGCCGCAGCTGCGAAGGACGCGCCTGCGGAGATTGAACGGATGGTGGAGAATGGATATCTCACCCGGCAGGAAGCCGATGCGGTCGATGCGGGCAAGCTGAACCGGTTCTTTTCCGGGACGCTGGCCGGGCGGATTTTCACGGCGGAGAAGGTCTACCGTGAGCTGCGCTTTCTGGCGGAAGTCGGCGAGGAGACACTTGGGGACTACACCGGCCTTTTCGACGGTGACAGCAGGACCGCCATCCAGGGCGTGGCCGACTGTGTTTTTATTGAGGGCGGGCAGGCGGTGATCGTCGACTATAAGAGCGATTATGTGAAGGAGCCACAGGAACTCATCGACCGGTATTATGGGCAGCTGGACCTTTACCGCAGGGTGCTCGGGGAAAGCCTGGGCGTGCCGGTGAAGGAATGCGTGCTCTATTCGTTCGCGCTCGGGCGGGAGATCCGGCTCGATTTCAAAAAACAGGGTGTTGACAGCGAAGAAATTCTATGA
- the dprA gene encoding DNA-processing protein DprA, with protein MADRIYWIWLQEALGIGNVKADRVIREIGSPEALYRMSARELSATGIFAPKEIEKIKATTLEHAKENLLRAKKHQCAVITPDHPDYPSNLTNIDCMPCVLYVRGDLSGIDGELVITMVGTRESDQYGETCAAKLSYDLAVAGCTIASGLAVGIDCACHEGALRAQGRTIGLLACGMDIDYPQASHGLKRSILENGGVLISEFPFGEAPRRYNFHIRNRLLSGIASGVVVVQAPEQSGALITANHALRQNRDVFAVPGGIFDAKMTGCNRLIKDGAKIVVNVYSILEEYINKFPEKMDPKSIVRRLRAVSAPMQTQQVNFPRKIARPAGSGREEFLMVAQEAAAPVKRIVKAELDARAVSMPAQRIYELLGREPADGDWIVGRTGFSAMECMVALTELELQDLVKVLPGKRYVIREPESD; from the coding sequence ATGGCTGACCGCATTTACTGGATCTGGCTGCAGGAAGCGCTGGGGATCGGCAATGTCAAAGCGGATCGTGTGATCCGCGAAATCGGTTCGCCCGAAGCCCTATACCGCATGAGCGCGCGCGAGCTTTCCGCGACTGGAATTTTCGCGCCAAAGGAGATCGAAAAGATCAAAGCGACTACGCTGGAGCATGCGAAAGAGAACCTGCTGCGGGCGAAAAAGCACCAGTGTGCCGTCATTACACCGGATCATCCGGACTATCCCTCCAATCTGACAAATATCGACTGCATGCCGTGTGTATTATATGTACGCGGCGACCTTTCGGGAATCGACGGGGAACTTGTCATTACGATGGTCGGTACACGGGAAAGCGACCAATACGGCGAAACCTGTGCCGCAAAGCTTTCCTACGACCTTGCGGTCGCCGGATGCACGATCGCAAGCGGTCTGGCGGTCGGAATCGACTGTGCATGCCATGAAGGGGCGCTTCGCGCACAGGGCAGGACGATCGGGCTGCTTGCCTGCGGGATGGATATCGATTATCCGCAGGCGAGCCACGGACTGAAACGAAGCATCCTAGAGAATGGCGGTGTATTGATCTCCGAATTCCCGTTTGGGGAAGCGCCGCGCAGATATAATTTCCACATCCGCAACCGCCTGCTCTCCGGGATCGCATCCGGTGTGGTGGTTGTGCAGGCACCCGAACAGAGCGGAGCGCTCATCACCGCGAATCATGCGCTGCGGCAGAACCGGGACGTGTTCGCCGTGCCGGGCGGGATCTTCGATGCGAAGATGACCGGCTGTAACCGGCTGATCAAGGATGGCGCGAAGATTGTCGTGAATGTTTACAGCATTTTAGAGGAATATATAAACAAATTCCCTGAGAAGATGGACCCCAAATCGATTGTGCGGCGGCTGCGCGCTGTTTCAGCGCCGATGCAGACCCAGCAGGTAAATTTTCCACGCAAAATTGCGCGTCCGGCCGGGAGCGGCCGGGAGGAATTCCTGATGGTGGCGCAGGAAGCTGCCGCGCCGGTAAAACGGATTGTAAAAGCGGAGCTCGACGCGCGTGCGGTGTCCATGCCGGCGCAGCGGATCTATGAGCTGCTTGGGCGGGAGCCGGCGGATGGCGACTGGATCGTCGGCCGGACGGGATTTTCCGCGATGGAGTGCATGGTGGCGCTCACCGAGCTTGAACTGCAGGATCTTGTAAAAGTCCTGCCCGGCAAACGGTATGTGATCCGGGAGCCGGAATCAGATTGA